From the Thermosynechococcus sp. genome, the window TTCCCTCTTTATCCTCATTGCCGGCCTAGGGATGGCCTTTTATGGCGGTGACTTTACCCTCGACATGGCGGCTCTAGGGCTCAAGAACTACCCCTTGGCCCTTGAACTCCTTGCCTACGCTGGCTTCCTCATTGCCTTTGGTGTCAAGCTGCCCATTTTTCCACTGCACACTTGGTTACCCGATGCCCATGGTGAAGCTTCGGCTCCAGTCTCAATGGTGCTAGCGGGCGTGCTCCTGAAAATGGGGGGCTATGGTCTCATTCGCTTCAACCTGCAAATGCTCCCGGATGCTCACATTTACTTCGCCCCTGTCCTGATTGCCCTGGGGGTCGTGAATATCGTCTATGGTGCCCTGACCGCCTTTGGCCAAGAAAACCTGAAGCGGCGGCTGGCTTACTCCTCCATTTCCCACATGGGCTTTGTGCTGCTAGGCATTGGTGCCCTCAATGGCATTGGCCTCAATGGGGCGATGCTGCAAATGCTCTCCCACGGTTTGATTGCGGCGGTTCTCTTCTTCTTGGGCGGGGTGACCTACGATCGCACCCACACATTGGCGATGGAAAAAATGAGCGGTATTGCCCAATCTATGCCCAAAACCTTTGCCCTCTTTACCGCTGGCTCTATGGCCTCATTAGCGCTGCCCGGTATGAGCGGTTTTATTAGTGAACTCACTGTCTTTTTGGGCTTGACCAACAGTGATGCCTACTCGACAACCTTCAAAGTGGGGGTGATATTCCTCGCTGCCGTGGGGGTGATTATTACGCCCGTCTATCTGCTCTCGATGGTGCGCCGGGTCTTTACGGGCAAACAAGCGGGGGATATGTTTGACAAGCTGCTTTTGGACATCAATCCGCGTGAAACCTTCATTGCCCTATCCCTCCTGGTGCCGATTATTGCCGTGGGGATGTATCCCAAGGTGGCTACCCAAACCTACGATGTGACGACGACGGCGATCGCCAGCCACGTCCATGCCGCTCTGCCTGCTGTGGCGCAGCACCATCTGCCCCTCTATGCCCAACTCACCCAATCTGCCCCCCACCTCCTCAGTGAAAAAACAGTTGCCGACAATACCCTCTAGGGGTTAGGGGTAGGGATGCGCCTTCGCCAACTGGCAGTTCAGGGCATTCATTGCTAGAGTGGAGTAACGGCATTCCTGCCCTTGGGCAGATTGCATAAACTGAATACGGTGATTCAATAAAGGCTCTATGAGTAATCTCGAGAAACAAATCGAACAAGCCCGCGAGGAAGCCCACAAAATCTGTGACACCGAAGGGGCAACCTCTGGACAGTGTGCCGCCGCTTGGGATGCCCTAGAGGAACTGCAAGCGGAAGCTGCCCACCAACGCGCTGAGCAGCAAGATCACAAAACCTCCTTCCAGCAGTACTGTGATGACAACCCGGATGCTGCTGAGTGCCGCATTTACGACGACTAAGGGTTGAGGGTGTGAGTCGCTGGCAACAGTTGTGGGAGCAATTTGCCGCAGCGACGGGTCGGCGGCTCCATGGGGGTAAAGCCGTTGCGGTGGGGGGCGGCAGTATCAACACCACCTATGTGTGGCAACATCCGGAGCAAACCCTCTTTGTTAAATTTAATCGCCCCGAACGGCAGGCTATGTTTGCTGCCGAAGCCAATGCCCTAAGGGCGATCGCCAAGGTTCAAGCGATTCGCGTTCCCCTTCCCCTGCTCTGGGGAGTGGTTGAGGACGCCAGTTTTTTAGTTTTGGAATACTTGCCCCTCACCAATGCTGGGGATTGGTGGCAGATGGGGGTAGAGCTGGCACAGTTGCACCTCCAGGGCAGTGGCGATCGCTACGGCTGGTCAGAAAATAACACCATTGGTGCTACCCCTCAAATGAACCCTTGGTCAGAGGATTGGGGCACCTTTTTCCGCGATGCGCGGCTGCGTTATCAGTTTGATCTGGCGCAGCGCCGGGGTGGATACTTTCCCAAGGCGGAGCAGCTCCTCGCAGTGATTCCAGAACTCCTAAACCATGAGCCAACCCCTACTTTGGTGCATGGCGATCTTTGGTCGGGCAATGTTGCCTTTTGTCCCACGGGGGAACCAGTGATTTTTGACCCCGCCAGTTATTATGGCGATCGCGAAGTAGATTTGGCCATGAGTGAACTTTTTGGTGGCTTTCCGGCTGCCTTTTATGAGGGCTATAACGCCACCTATCCCCTAACAGCGGGCTATGCGCAACGGAAAACCATCTACAACCTGTACCACATCCTTAATCACTTTAACCTCTTCGGCGGTAGTTATGCTGCCCAAGCCCAGTCCATGATTGAGCAGATCCTCTAACCATAGGCCGCCGGTGGAACAGAACGTTTCCCAA encodes:
- a CDS encoding NAD(P)H-quinone oxidoreductase subunit 4; amino-acid sequence: MNVQFPWLTVLTLLPLVAAFFIPVLPDREGKTVRWYALAIALLEFGLSAMVFWQHYNAQSAQFQMVEIVPWLPQIGLNWSLAVDGLAVPLILLTGLVNTLAIFAAWPVKQKPRLFYFLMLALYSAQIGVFAAQDLILFFLIWELELVPVYLLISIWGGAKRQYAATKFILYTAVGSLFILIAGLGMAFYGGDFTLDMAALGLKNYPLALELLAYAGFLIAFGVKLPIFPLHTWLPDAHGEASAPVSMVLAGVLLKMGGYGLIRFNLQMLPDAHIYFAPVLIALGVVNIVYGALTAFGQENLKRRLAYSSISHMGFVLLGIGALNGIGLNGAMLQMLSHGLIAAVLFFLGGVTYDRTHTLAMEKMSGIAQSMPKTFALFTAGSMASLALPGMSGFISELTVFLGLTNSDAYSTTFKVGVIFLAAVGVIITPVYLLSMVRRVFTGKQAGDMFDKLLLDINPRETFIALSLLVPIIAVGMYPKVATQTYDVTTTAIASHVHAALPAVAQHHLPLYAQLTQSAPHLLSEKTVADNTL
- a CDS encoding fructosamine kinase family protein, which gives rise to MSRWQQLWEQFAAATGRRLHGGKAVAVGGGSINTTYVWQHPEQTLFVKFNRPERQAMFAAEANALRAIAKVQAIRVPLPLLWGVVEDASFLVLEYLPLTNAGDWWQMGVELAQLHLQGSGDRYGWSENNTIGATPQMNPWSEDWGTFFRDARLRYQFDLAQRRGGYFPKAEQLLAVIPELLNHEPTPTLVHGDLWSGNVAFCPTGEPVIFDPASYYGDREVDLAMSELFGGFPAAFYEGYNATYPLTAGYAQRKTIYNLYHILNHFNLFGGSYAAQAQSMIEQIL
- a CDS encoding Calvin cycle protein CP12, whose translation is MSNLEKQIEQAREEAHKICDTEGATSGQCAAAWDALEELQAEAAHQRAEQQDHKTSFQQYCDDNPDAAECRIYDD